Proteins encoded in a region of the Candidatus Cloacimonadota bacterium genome:
- a CDS encoding cache domain-containing protein, which yields MKKQKNFIQFIRSFCILISILIFSVALYAQDAEYQYEETQQLVQLVNDAAALIEEKGEDAFTDFAVQDSKWRHDDKYIFTIDPEGMVYAHANAALVGTNVMELTDVNGKPFIKWFIREVANGDSAGWSYYLWKVPGQDEDQYDPTWKTTYVCSAVAPSGIKYIVGCGLYNMKMERAFVVDQVNEAADMIEGEGIAAFDELRDPTSEFIFNDNYVFVLDNEGTLLVHPELDGTNLYDTQDEEGKYFIREMIEVGNEKGCGWVDYFWNKPGEDKVSEKSSYIKQVEVDGETLIVGVGVYLD from the coding sequence ATGAAAAAACAAAAGAACTTCATACAGTTTATACGATCATTTTGTATTTTAATAAGTATTCTCATTTTTAGTGTTGCGTTGTATGCTCAAGATGCAGAATATCAGTATGAAGAAACACAACAGTTAGTACAGCTCGTGAATGATGCCGCTGCATTGATCGAAGAAAAAGGCGAAGATGCATTTACCGATTTTGCAGTACAGGATTCCAAATGGCGTCACGATGATAAGTACATCTTCACTATCGATCCTGAAGGAATGGTATATGCTCATGCGAATGCTGCGTTAGTCGGCACCAATGTAATGGAACTAACTGACGTAAATGGAAAACCTTTTATCAAATGGTTTATTCGCGAAGTAGCAAACGGTGACAGCGCAGGATGGTCGTATTATTTATGGAAGGTTCCCGGTCAGGATGAAGATCAATACGATCCAACCTGGAAAACAACCTATGTTTGTTCAGCAGTCGCACCTTCTGGAATAAAATACATTGTCGGATGCGGTCTTTACAACATGAAAATGGAACGAGCATTTGTTGTGGATCAAGTGAACGAAGCAGCTGATATGATTGAAGGAGAAGGTATAGCAGCTTTTGATGAATTAAGAGATCCAACTTCCGAATTTATTTTCAACGATAATTATGTTTTTGTCCTCGATAATGAAGGAACATTGCTCGTGCATCCTGAACTTGATGGAACAAATCTTTATGATACTCAGGATGAAGAAGGTAAATATTTCATACGAGAAATGATTGAAGTTGGAAATGAAAAGGGATGCGGATGGGTAGATTATTTTTGGAATAAACCCGGTGAAGACAAGGTATCAGAAAAATCATCATATATAAAACAGGTAGAAGTTGATGGTGAAACTCTTATCGTTGGTGTGGGTGTGTATTTGGATTAA
- a CDS encoding ABC transporter ATP-binding protein: MIIIHDLKKVFENKKKGSVSYKEALKGISFVCKPGEIYGLLGPNGAGKTTTLRCISTLIKPTSGTITVNDYDVQKDDKRVRSIIGFLTSDMKLDGFFTPDYMMDYFGRLNKMTPEAIAERKEVLVKELHMEEFRYKKIDKLSTGMKQKTSIAISLIHNPDVIIFDEPTNGLDVITAKNVTDFLIKYAKEGKTVLISTHIMSVAEQICDKIGILIDGLIKEDGTLQEIITENKARNLEDVFFKYLEVQDV; encoded by the coding sequence ATGATCATTATTCATGACCTGAAAAAGGTCTTTGAAAACAAAAAGAAGGGATCAGTCTCGTACAAGGAAGCTCTTAAGGGTATCAGCTTTGTATGCAAACCGGGTGAGATCTATGGTTTACTCGGTCCAAACGGTGCCGGTAAGACAACCACACTACGGTGTATATCGACACTCATTAAGCCAACGTCAGGTACAATTACAGTGAATGATTATGACGTACAGAAGGACGATAAGAGAGTCCGATCGATCATTGGTTTTTTGACGAGTGATATGAAACTCGACGGCTTCTTTACACCGGATTATATGATGGATTATTTTGGTCGCTTGAACAAGATGACTCCCGAAGCAATAGCAGAACGGAAAGAAGTTCTTGTAAAAGAGCTGCACATGGAGGAGTTCAGGTATAAGAAGATCGATAAGCTCTCTACCGGCATGAAACAGAAAACATCGATTGCAATCAGTCTTATTCATAATCCTGATGTCATTATTTTTGATGAGCCGACTAATGGTTTGGATGTCATCACAGCAAAAAATGTTACTGATTTCCTCATCAAATATGCTAAAGAAGGAAAGACTGTGCTGATATCCACTCATATTATGAGTGTAGCTGAACAGATCTGCGATAAGATCGGGATCCTCATCGATGGCTTGATAAAAGAAGATGGAACGCTTCAGGAGATCATAACTGAGAACAAAGCACGTAATCTCGAAGATGTGTTCTTTAAGTATCTGGAGGTGCAGGATGTTTAG
- a CDS encoding ABC transporter permease codes for MFSDAYIIMKKELKRLFTDKRTVFFMVVLPLLMLPLLYTVMGKISQSRSKDIRTYHGSIFIVPLEQKESPIYQEFVSIIDEQINAKINEISESDIQFAKDLITEKEAQLLITFPDDMDFAFDAIQPFDIHIYYNGASDYSSYFYRRTQDAIASLADSLIIVRLETLNIPTEILTPVTANRTIEPTEVNLAKKGSEVGKAFGVLLPFIIILYLFVSSMQVGIDTVSGEKERGTLAILLVNQVGRASIILGKLLAVVCASFASALSSVVGLMIAGRYFLKDLFRSSAEMSDFVLGAGQILQLAVLLIPVAILLVSLVLICATYARNSKEAAGLVMPLYMLVLILSIGSSSMGETVPVWMHYAPIINTVVAMKSIFIKASTWGDVFIAAISSLIFAGILIYFMLKMFKNEKILFRI; via the coding sequence ATGTTTAGTGATGCCTATATCATTATGAAGAAAGAGCTTAAACGGCTTTTTACAGATAAGAGAACAGTATTCTTTATGGTTGTTCTTCCACTGCTCATGCTTCCGCTTTTATACACAGTTATGGGCAAAATCAGCCAGTCTCGTTCAAAGGATATACGAACGTATCATGGCTCGATTTTTATTGTTCCATTAGAGCAGAAAGAGTCACCGATTTACCAGGAGTTTGTAAGTATAATCGATGAACAGATCAATGCAAAGATCAATGAGATTTCCGAATCGGATATTCAGTTCGCTAAAGACCTTATTACAGAGAAAGAGGCACAACTGCTTATTACTTTTCCTGATGACATGGACTTTGCTTTTGATGCGATTCAGCCTTTTGATATCCACATATATTACAATGGAGCGTCTGATTATTCCAGCTATTTCTATCGCAGGACACAGGATGCAATAGCTTCTCTGGCAGATTCTCTTATTATTGTGAGACTGGAAACACTTAATATTCCTACTGAGATACTTACACCAGTTACTGCAAATCGAACCATTGAACCCACAGAAGTAAATCTTGCAAAAAAGGGAAGTGAGGTTGGAAAAGCATTTGGAGTTCTGCTTCCTTTCATCATCATTCTATACCTTTTTGTAAGTTCAATGCAGGTAGGTATCGATACGGTCTCTGGTGAAAAGGAACGCGGTACACTTGCAATTTTACTCGTAAACCAGGTTGGCCGGGCATCGATCATTCTCGGGAAACTGCTGGCAGTTGTATGTGCATCATTTGCAAGTGCTCTGAGTTCTGTTGTTGGTTTGATGATTGCTGGAAGATATTTCTTGAAAGATCTGTTCCGTTCATCTGCAGAAATGTCTGATTTCGTTCTTGGTGCCGGACAGATATTACAACTGGCTGTACTGCTCATACCAGTCGCAATTTTACTTGTCTCTTTGGTTTTGATCTGTGCAACCTATGCCCGTAATTCAAAAGAAGCTGCCGGATTAGTTATGCCGTTATATATGCTTGTACTGATACTGAGTATCGGTTCGAGTTCGATGGGAGAGACAGTACCCGTTTGGATGCATTATGCTCCAATTATCAACACAGTCGTAGCAATGAAATCCATATTCATCAAAGCATCTACATGGGGTGATGTTTTTATCGCTGCAATTTCGAGCTTGATATTTGCTGGAATACTTATTTATTTCATGCTCAAAATGTTCAAAAATGAAAAGATATTATTTAGGATTTGA
- a CDS encoding TldD/PmbA family protein: MIEKNISKYNKLFSEYTELRVQENRNCSISVVNGDIMGNNKSSESGVSARVYKKGVWGFSSNPTISDETVKDVIQAATENALYLNDRERKNKEPLPKTIGTAEKDFMTDKQRKTQKEMIDFLKEVDDHIGKTYSDLTARTTMYRCLEMEKALLTSEGSHSYSMIPRSIIYIVMSLVKDGQPFELYEVHGGFGQFEDIFDKPDDIFEKLQIQYDHLKKKSEGVYAKAGVADCIFAPDLAGILSHEAIGHTVEADIVLGGSVAADYLNKQVANPNLTMVDFANTALGQMCPIPVFVDDEGTKAEDAVLIENGILKTFMHNKESAQHFGVKPNGNARAYTYSDEPIIRMRNTAIVPGKDKLQDMIASIDDGYYLMQASNGQADSTSEFMFGIVKGYEIKNGKLGRALKDTTISGVAFDMLKTISMISDDMVWSCGGMCGKKQLIPVGMGGPAVKCKVNIGGK; this comes from the coding sequence ATGATCGAGAAAAATATATCAAAATATAACAAATTATTTTCTGAATATACCGAACTACGTGTTCAGGAAAACAGGAATTGTTCAATATCGGTTGTCAATGGTGACATCATGGGCAACAATAAGAGTTCTGAAAGTGGTGTTTCTGCTCGTGTCTACAAAAAAGGCGTTTGGGGATTTTCATCAAACCCGACAATTTCTGATGAAACCGTAAAAGATGTTATACAAGCAGCTACAGAAAATGCGTTGTACCTTAACGATAGGGAACGCAAAAATAAAGAACCCCTTCCCAAAACGATCGGTACTGCTGAGAAAGATTTCATGACCGATAAGCAGAGAAAAACGCAGAAAGAGATGATCGATTTTCTGAAAGAAGTGGATGATCATATCGGAAAAACGTATAGCGATCTGACTGCAAGAACGACAATGTATAGATGTCTTGAAATGGAAAAAGCATTACTAACGTCTGAAGGTTCCCATTCGTATTCTATGATACCGAGGTCGATCATTTATATTGTAATGAGTTTGGTCAAAGATGGTCAACCTTTCGAGTTGTATGAAGTTCATGGTGGATTCGGGCAGTTTGAAGATATTTTTGATAAACCAGATGATATCTTCGAGAAATTACAGATCCAGTATGATCATTTGAAGAAAAAATCTGAAGGAGTGTATGCAAAAGCAGGTGTTGCAGATTGTATCTTTGCCCCTGATCTTGCAGGAATTCTCTCACATGAAGCAATCGGGCATACCGTGGAAGCTGATATTGTTCTCGGTGGTTCTGTTGCAGCAGATTATCTGAATAAACAGGTAGCGAATCCAAACCTGACAATGGTCGATTTTGCTAATACTGCTCTGGGGCAGATGTGTCCAATTCCTGTTTTTGTTGATGATGAAGGAACGAAGGCAGAGGATGCAGTCCTTATTGAGAACGGTATCTTAAAAACATTTATGCATAATAAAGAAAGTGCTCAGCACTTTGGCGTGAAACCGAATGGCAATGCTCGTGCATATACCTATTCTGATGAACCGATCATACGTATGAGAAATACTGCAATAGTCCCAGGTAAAGATAAACTCCAAGATATGATCGCATCGATCGATGATGGATATTATCTTATGCAGGCTTCGAACGGACAAGCAGATTCAACCAGTGAATTCATGTTCGGTATTGTTAAAGGGTATGAGATCAAAAATGGTAAACTCGGTCGTGCTTTAAAGGATACAACCATCTCTGGTGTAGCATTTGATATGCTCAAAACTATCTCTATGATCTCTGATGATATGGTCTGGTCATGTGGCGGCATGTGCGGAAAAAAACAGCTCATTCCTGTTGGTATGGGTGGTCCAGCAGTAAAATGCAAAGTGAACATTGGAGGTAAATAA
- a CDS encoding TldD/PmbA family protein — protein MKTDRELVKYCIDRMMAKGAQKAQCYLKFNKKHELNVDAGEMTLLRTTFDTSLMLKAIINDQKGVLKLNKKDTESIDKAVDQVIELAQSSLPDTANDIAEKQPPKEFTAGRENPDLDLMYDRLHDFVLYEKDHYPKTVIEQAIIDFTQSNILIQNSNGVDFAGNRGVYSFSVMFTSKEGEKASSFNYSGCSMKEIDKSLHEFASVDALLKQSGEQIHTSAFPGKMVCDVIITPDCLSSFIHYITAYLSDYSLISGSSIYKDKLNEKIAHEMFTLHSSPRSPEMAKNYFFTTDGYEAQNMTIIDKGILRSFLLSQYGAKKTGKPKAVNSGGCYILEPGTASFNEMVSSIDKGLLLCRFSGGNPSDNGDFSGVAKNSYVIENGKIEKPVAETMVSGNIAEIIQNIVNISKERIDYGSAMYPWMQVKGITVSGK, from the coding sequence ATGAAAACTGATAGAGAACTCGTTAAATATTGTATCGACCGCATGATGGCAAAAGGTGCTCAGAAAGCTCAGTGCTATCTCAAATTCAATAAAAAACACGAACTCAATGTCGATGCCGGAGAGATGACCCTCTTGAGAACGACCTTCGATACCAGTCTTATGCTTAAGGCAATTATCAATGATCAAAAAGGCGTTCTCAAACTCAATAAAAAAGATACCGAATCAATAGATAAAGCAGTTGACCAGGTGATCGAACTTGCTCAGTCCTCCCTGCCAGATACTGCAAATGATATTGCAGAAAAACAGCCTCCGAAAGAATTCACTGCAGGAAGAGAAAATCCGGACCTCGATCTTATGTATGACCGTTTGCATGATTTTGTTCTGTATGAAAAAGACCACTATCCGAAAACAGTAATAGAACAGGCGATCATCGATTTTACGCAATCGAATATACTTATCCAAAACTCAAATGGTGTTGATTTTGCAGGAAACAGAGGTGTCTATTCATTTTCGGTTATGTTCACATCAAAAGAAGGCGAGAAGGCATCATCGTTCAATTATTCGGGATGCTCAATGAAAGAGATCGACAAATCTCTGCATGAGTTTGCTTCTGTCGATGCGCTTCTCAAACAGTCCGGTGAGCAGATACATACTTCGGCTTTTCCGGGCAAAATGGTTTGTGATGTGATTATTACTCCGGACTGTCTTTCATCATTTATCCATTATATTACCGCGTATTTATCAGATTATTCTCTTATATCCGGAAGCTCCATCTATAAGGATAAACTGAATGAGAAGATTGCACATGAGATGTTCACCCTTCATTCATCACCCCGATCGCCGGAAATGGCAAAGAATTATTTCTTCACGACTGATGGTTATGAAGCACAAAACATGACGATTATTGATAAAGGGATACTTCGATCATTTCTTCTGTCACAATATGGTGCCAAAAAAACGGGAAAACCCAAAGCAGTAAACAGCGGTGGGTGCTACATTCTCGAACCTGGCACTGCATCATTTAATGAGATGGTTTCATCAATTGATAAAGGATTATTGTTATGCAGATTTTCCGGGGGCAATCCGAGTGATAATGGAGATTTTTCCGGAGTTGCCAAGAACAGTTATGTGATCGAAAATGGAAAAATAGAAAAACCGGTTGCTGAAACCATGGTTTCTGGAAACATTGCAGAGATAATCCAAAATATTGTAAATATATCGAAAGAAAGAATCGATTATGGGAGTGCCATGTACCCCTGGATGCAGGTGAAGGGGATCACTGTTTCAGGAAAATAA
- a CDS encoding NAD(P)H-dependent oxidoreductase, which yields MNVLIIYAHPYEGSFNKAILTNTIEGLNHAGHQYELIDLNGEGFNPVLTREELEKYPEGEYLDPMVGEYLTKIKAADHLVFIFPIWWGGVPAILKGFFDKVLLKKQTYDFKGKWPQGKLKGKSATVISTMNSPKIFYNLIGKAPIKHTVINGSLKLCGIKPVKWIEFSEVLSISQIKREGMLDRILDYFTNL from the coding sequence ATGAATGTACTGATTATTTATGCGCATCCTTATGAAGGAAGCTTTAATAAAGCGATACTTACCAATACGATCGAAGGGCTAAACCATGCTGGTCATCAGTATGAGCTTATTGATCTGAATGGAGAGGGATTCAATCCCGTTCTAACCCGTGAAGAGTTGGAAAAATATCCTGAGGGTGAGTATCTCGATCCCATGGTGGGGGAGTATCTCACAAAAATTAAAGCAGCTGACCATCTTGTGTTTATCTTTCCGATCTGGTGGGGAGGTGTGCCTGCAATCCTGAAAGGTTTCTTTGATAAAGTATTGTTAAAAAAACAAACATATGACTTCAAGGGAAAATGGCCCCAAGGGAAGCTGAAAGGAAAATCCGCGACTGTTATTTCAACAATGAATAGCCCGAAAATTTTCTATAATCTCATAGGAAAAGCACCTATAAAGCACACTGTGATAAATGGCAGCTTGAAGCTGTGTGGTATTAAACCAGTTAAGTGGATTGAGTTCTCAGAAGTATTATCAATCTCACAAATAAAACGGGAAGGAATGCTCGATAGGATTTTAGATTATTTTACGAATTTATAA